In the genome of Halapricum salinum, one region contains:
- a CDS encoding HNH endonuclease — translation MQHAFRVGQQYRDTGSYRNPDDQFLRWIRGSLDSGIKNTGGIRDLGADRSEIPAALVLISNDSGISQHDDPWEDTLAVNAGYISYWGDAKADNPYDDSPNNQKIKSAFDRAAAGQREEVPPVLVFRKPESGVVEFCGLCVPDRFEVCSYQDDTGTQIPNYLFHFSVLNTQSVPVAWLHDRAQMNDNDRAPAVWQRWVETGDVAQWPTGEILEQSGRVRRYETTETGVSDAFRADTFDRYGHACTMTGIEEADLLDLAHVLPRSQRPELAEHPENVLVLNALHHRAFDAALFTIDSNYRIQTSPSFDPAHPFLRETILDRDGDQLSFPPDAQIRASFLEDLNTGLSWL, via the coding sequence ATGCAGCATGCCTTTCGAGTGGGGCAGCAATACCGCGACACCGGGAGCTACCGGAACCCTGATGACCAATTCCTCCGATGGATTCGCGGTTCACTCGACAGCGGCATCAAAAACACGGGCGGGATCCGTGACCTCGGTGCGGATCGGTCTGAGATCCCTGCGGCGCTCGTGCTCATCTCGAACGACAGCGGTATCTCCCAGCACGACGATCCCTGGGAGGATACCTTGGCCGTCAACGCCGGCTACATCAGCTATTGGGGCGACGCCAAAGCTGACAACCCGTACGATGATTCCCCGAACAACCAGAAAATCAAGTCCGCGTTCGACCGGGCCGCTGCCGGTCAGCGTGAGGAGGTCCCGCCAGTCCTGGTCTTCCGGAAACCGGAATCAGGCGTCGTCGAATTCTGCGGGCTGTGCGTCCCGGATCGCTTCGAGGTCTGCTCCTACCAGGACGACACCGGCACACAGATTCCGAACTACCTCTTCCATTTCTCGGTTCTAAACACCCAGTCGGTCCCGGTCGCGTGGCTGCATGACCGCGCCCAAATGAACGACAATGATCGCGCCCCGGCTGTCTGGCAGCGCTGGGTCGAAACAGGCGACGTCGCCCAGTGGCCGACCGGAGAGATCCTCGAGCAAAGCGGTCGGGTTCGCCGCTACGAGACTACTGAGACCGGCGTGAGTGACGCCTTCAGAGCGGACACCTTCGACCGCTACGGTCACGCATGCACCATGACCGGGATCGAAGAAGCGGACCTGCTGGATCTCGCGCACGTCCTTCCCCGGAGTCAACGCCCCGAGTTAGCCGAACACCCTGAGAACGTCCTCGTGTTGAACGCGCTGCATCACCGCGCGTTCGACGCCGCCCTGTTCACTATCGACAGCAACTACCGAATACAGACCAGCCCCTCTTTCGACCCAGCACATCCCTTCCTCCGCGAAACCATCCTCGACCGGGACGGCGACCAACTCTCGTTCCCCCCTGACGCCCAGATCCGGGCATCATTCCTCGAGGACCTCAACACTGGCCTTTCGTGGCTGTAA
- a CDS encoding tetratricopeptide repeat protein: MLGSLAVALASAGLERGAEKGVKKYREKLVEEKFSGDIEALGTEFNQTLQKSIQREIDYSQFPELEVITDDWTPVAEELDDIDEVMFEDEADAVEEIVGAIERAHRIDPAQHPDLHRQLMQAVSESYAQAIHTFQNRIAGTDRATLLGYRSMDNLRDQVSEVDAEIERIQARLERTKYYHLFDGDRRGKERAVRVLADGLPEIDYFDREGVPPIAPSDRVLITGPKGVGKTRTLIEFIRQSSDVDQIVIPRPSLTDTSELDVLVDESFEGHIMFVWDDVHGVDPTTNNRVVRDAVLKLDDQLKDTKTSLSIFITARSEQLRKMPGDVNDPEGFWREFEQIQLQQFQDNAALGEFRMHVKESLDIEVDSSQSIGYTSATPLSIVRKFQELQSDDDDGVTAADIDIWSYHYQNLRDRDPQQTAVLDAIRILSDLGIAPTVPLIEGIYREVFCYDNPGDRLEPHLEALEQAGWIQRGEPLVQWEVPPPENIEKFHISSAVLAAIPEPVNSIYEPLAAFAIESLGNYVSSTELRKTEVDARWRWKAQISYLSAVRIKFLEYLVGGPPQKRISSHHRMSDYLSESNAQKPRKHYRFDPNDKRLESYVTPISDHSQEELELIRDCLDAFVEQADTTQIAQTIAARYLMQLGEVKDAKLKLESVIESAETPPTVSQAYLGVIHLLQNNLEIASQHLAEVIGSYHSPIDPDTPFNPDPEWGLDEDVVIEYAVLLARSKRWEPALDKFEYIDRWAGLDHALTAKDFVYWGEALLKTGDQETAQEKFKRALERDPEHVRAYVELGRLAQSKGEIEDAIRQFQQALEYSEDNSYAALQLGNLYRKKGNLSRARESYITAGKTTDEAAPFIRLASLEIEDDNPNGAVDAYEKAITRRPEDIELRMTQLRILFEGIPVDSDHLEGETWAIPSVDQNLKKNHLEFLLDHFTTEFPDFEFDEEGMRQNVREVISWYIQAPLSEPWMNGPHQATNDLLRKIPKDKPTLQGHALKTYGELVISADAKPLLLQMLAYRSLINRRYETGAYLLESLVEYRTQLDSSHDLWQNIVDGAVHIVCLARLGFSTIDSEELLDWIAKQSHDPSDEPYQGLKYLQEGNVDYRPGDLRYHAESTSRNIDFVPTPDDLKSTPLLTLEQLASATVVEELMKSQEDSPFESDPESPLEERPDSDAICTLYQVDGIGREIGFRLRTAGVQSVKDLQHLTPKQLQEVKGIGANSAVQIKNNAASLIEDT; encoded by the coding sequence ATGCTGGGATCACTTGCTGTCGCTCTCGCCTCAGCGGGATTGGAACGGGGGGCAGAAAAGGGTGTCAAAAAGTATCGTGAGAAACTTGTAGAAGAGAAATTTTCTGGAGATATCGAAGCTCTTGGAACTGAATTCAATCAAACGCTACAAAAGTCGATACAGAGAGAGATTGACTACAGTCAATTCCCTGAACTAGAGGTAATTACAGATGATTGGACCCCCGTCGCAGAGGAACTAGATGATATTGATGAGGTGATGTTCGAGGACGAAGCAGACGCTGTTGAGGAAATAGTCGGCGCTATAGAGCGCGCGCATCGGATCGACCCAGCGCAACACCCCGACCTGCACCGTCAATTGATGCAGGCAGTTTCTGAATCGTACGCTCAGGCGATTCACACGTTTCAGAACCGTATCGCTGGGACAGATAGAGCAACCCTGCTCGGTTATCGTTCCATGGATAACCTTCGTGACCAGGTTTCAGAGGTCGATGCTGAAATTGAGAGAATCCAGGCTCGTCTCGAGCGAACAAAATATTATCATCTTTTCGACGGTGACAGGAGAGGCAAGGAGCGGGCGGTTCGGGTACTGGCCGATGGGCTCCCGGAGATCGACTATTTTGACCGTGAGGGCGTCCCTCCGATAGCGCCGAGTGACCGGGTACTGATAACTGGGCCGAAAGGAGTCGGAAAAACCAGGACACTCATCGAATTCATTCGTCAGTCCTCTGATGTTGATCAGATTGTCATTCCTCGACCATCATTGACCGATACGAGCGAGCTAGATGTGCTCGTTGACGAATCGTTCGAAGGACATATCATGTTTGTTTGGGATGATGTTCACGGCGTAGACCCAACAACAAATAATCGGGTTGTCAGGGATGCAGTACTAAAACTCGATGACCAACTAAAGGATACCAAAACATCACTCAGTATTTTCATAACCGCCAGATCGGAGCAACTTCGAAAAATGCCCGGTGACGTCAATGATCCGGAAGGGTTCTGGAGAGAGTTTGAGCAGATACAACTCCAGCAATTCCAAGATAACGCCGCTCTCGGCGAGTTCAGGATGCACGTCAAGGAATCACTGGACATAGAAGTTGACTCTAGTCAGTCTATCGGGTATACTTCCGCAACACCGTTATCAATTGTCAGAAAGTTTCAAGAACTTCAGTCGGACGATGATGACGGTGTAACCGCCGCAGATATCGATATCTGGTCCTATCACTACCAGAACCTCCGAGACCGAGATCCACAACAAACGGCCGTCCTCGATGCGATTCGAATCCTCTCTGACTTGGGAATTGCACCTACGGTACCCCTCATCGAAGGTATCTATCGAGAAGTGTTTTGCTATGACAATCCGGGCGATCGTCTCGAACCTCATCTTGAAGCACTAGAACAGGCGGGTTGGATACAGCGTGGGGAACCACTTGTGCAGTGGGAAGTTCCGCCCCCAGAGAATATAGAAAAGTTCCATATTTCGTCTGCCGTACTTGCGGCCATCCCGGAACCAGTTAATTCGATATATGAACCGCTCGCCGCATTTGCAATTGAATCGCTTGGAAACTATGTCAGCAGCACTGAGCTACGAAAAACAGAAGTTGACGCTCGATGGCGGTGGAAAGCACAAATATCGTATCTATCTGCGGTCAGGATCAAGTTCCTCGAATATCTTGTGGGGGGGCCTCCACAGAAACGTATTAGTTCACATCACAGGATGTCAGACTATTTATCGGAAAGTAACGCCCAGAAACCAAGGAAGCACTATCGATTCGATCCAAATGACAAACGACTCGAAAGTTATGTTACGCCGATATCGGATCATTCACAAGAGGAATTGGAACTGATTCGGGACTGTCTGGATGCGTTTGTCGAGCAGGCAGATACAACTCAGATAGCCCAGACCATAGCAGCACGCTATCTCATGCAATTAGGAGAAGTCAAAGATGCAAAACTAAAACTGGAGAGTGTTATTGAGTCAGCAGAGACTCCGCCAACTGTCTCTCAGGCGTACCTTGGTGTTATTCATCTTCTTCAAAATAATCTTGAAATTGCTTCTCAGCATTTAGCCGAGGTTATCGGAAGCTATCATAGCCCGATCGATCCAGACACACCATTCAATCCCGATCCGGAGTGGGGGCTCGACGAAGATGTTGTCATTGAGTACGCTGTATTGTTAGCCCGTAGTAAAAGATGGGAACCTGCTCTGGATAAATTCGAATATATCGATAGGTGGGCTGGTTTGGATCACGCCCTTACAGCGAAAGACTTCGTTTATTGGGGAGAAGCACTTCTGAAAACGGGTGATCAAGAAACCGCACAAGAGAAGTTCAAAAGGGCGCTCGAGCGCGATCCCGAGCATGTACGAGCCTACGTGGAGTTGGGGAGGCTCGCACAATCCAAGGGTGAGATAGAGGACGCCATCCGCCAGTTCCAGCAGGCCCTTGAGTACTCCGAAGACAATAGCTACGCAGCGTTACAATTAGGGAATTTATACAGGAAGAAGGGGAACTTAAGTAGAGCCAGAGAGAGCTACATCACTGCCGGAAAAACCACTGACGAAGCAGCTCCATTCATCCGTCTCGCGAGTCTTGAAATAGAAGACGACAACCCAAATGGCGCAGTCGATGCCTATGAAAAAGCAATCACTCGGCGGCCAGAGGATATCGAACTCCGAATGACTCAACTTCGCATTCTGTTTGAAGGTATTCCAGTCGATTCTGATCACCTAGAAGGTGAAACCTGGGCCATTCCATCCGTTGATCAGAATCTGAAGAAAAATCATCTCGAGTTTCTCCTTGACCACTTCACAACTGAATTTCCTGACTTCGAATTCGACGAAGAGGGGATGCGTCAGAATGTGCGCGAAGTCATCAGCTGGTATATACAAGCGCCCTTGTCTGAGCCTTGGATGAACGGACCACACCAAGCGACAAACGATTTACTTAGAAAGATCCCCAAGGATAAGCCAACCCTACAGGGTCATGCCCTCAAAACGTACGGGGAATTGGTTATCAGTGCGGATGCCAAACCATTATTGCTCCAGATGCTGGCATATCGCTCGCTCATTAATCGTCGGTACGAAACCGGCGCCTATCTCCTAGAATCACTCGTTGAGTACCGAACCCAACTCGATTCGTCCCATGACCTTTGGCAGAACATCGTTGATGGTGCAGTCCACATCGTCTGTCTTGCTCGCTTAGGGTTCTCGACGATCGATTCTGAAGAACTTCTCGATTGGATTGCCAAGCAATCACATGACCCCTCTGATGAACCATATCAGGGGCTGAAGTATCTCCAGGAAGGCAACGTTGATTACCGGCCTGGCGATCTCAGATACCACGCTGAATCAACGTCCCGAAATATAGATTTCGTTCCGACACCTGACGACCTCAAATCGACCCCGCTCCTAACGCTTGAACAACTGGCATCTGCAACCGTTGTTGAGGAGTTAATGAAATCACAGGAGGATTCTCCCTTCGAGTCAGACCCAGAGTCACCATTGGAGGAACGGCCGGACTCAGACGCGATCTGCACTCTGTATCAAGTTGACGGAATCGGCCGAGAGATCGGTTTCCGGTTACGAACTGCTGGCGTACAGTCAGTCAAGGATTTACAACACCTTACTCCCAAACAATTACAAGAAGTGAAAGGAATCGGTGCCAATTCTGCTGTGCAAATTAAAAATAATGCAGCGTCACTAATAGAAGATACTTAA
- a CDS encoding transposase, which produces MTQTTGVPATKHDPIVSQLPVDIDQQQSIDLLYEIGDRVDIRQINRVYGDCIEIEYPVKSINSLDDIRLIESQFAAHNAVDDIDRELIDEAIKDVIPVYLEQEEETLPEDPILAARVSALIFGQTRELGSTKNLLKYFRDNPSSRQAYGLDINHGLSESTLSKARTQYGLNKPSVQNAIRRLKHALYRNGLLTETLSGAEYTVNQAIPLGESLPDDLRYRALVNYCDLLLAHLTEDISFNRAENAKYSIREIIAALAKWAVDGTFNKGERRAQLQFQDDLITYSRFRQVIRDNIAKGDFYQSKQRINRIGTKLCQNLIQFADEELDFFSTPLDLTFDPTWIPIDEGAEPEDVPGAMGTVKVEENGGFYISTGVSFTPMSRLSFGVDLLTEKSALPKSIWEMIALIEDVSEIGWVLADREFNGAEIIDLFRTAAEETWIIRLKNHRDIVEKEEYHELQKDGQAVISIDKSEVNAFWKEIDRDSQRHVLQEEDDEFMLISGMPMDKTTISQLAAKYPDRWSAETHIRQLKHDHSPEMAHLSGLEQTFILNIASAFYNIHKIISQSVSPNLGLPLQPKHYDVLTGIIESTFARRPQPHI; this is translated from the coding sequence ATGACTCAGACTACTGGCGTACCTGCGACCAAGCACGATCCCATCGTCTCTCAGCTCCCAGTAGATATCGATCAACAGCAATCGATTGACTTGCTGTACGAGATAGGAGATAGAGTAGATATCCGTCAAATTAATCGCGTGTACGGTGACTGCATCGAGATCGAGTATCCAGTGAAGTCAATTAATTCACTTGATGACATTAGGTTGATCGAGTCACAATTTGCTGCGCACAATGCAGTTGATGATATTGACAGAGAGTTGATAGACGAAGCCATCAAAGACGTGATACCGGTCTATCTTGAGCAGGAGGAAGAAACACTGCCAGAAGACCCGATCCTTGCTGCCCGTGTGTCTGCGTTGATCTTCGGGCAGACACGAGAACTTGGATCGACTAAGAATTTACTCAAATATTTCAGAGATAACCCCAGCTCACGCCAAGCATATGGACTCGATATCAATCACGGTCTCAGTGAAAGCACCCTCTCGAAGGCTCGCACACAATACGGACTAAATAAACCATCAGTACAAAACGCGATCCGCCGCCTCAAACATGCTCTATACCGTAACGGGTTATTAACAGAGACCCTGTCAGGCGCTGAGTACACGGTCAATCAAGCGATACCTCTGGGAGAGAGCCTACCCGATGATCTCCGATACCGCGCACTTGTGAATTATTGTGACTTACTATTAGCTCATCTGACAGAGGATATCTCGTTTAATAGGGCAGAAAATGCGAAGTATTCAATTCGAGAGATTATTGCTGCACTTGCAAAGTGGGCTGTAGACGGGACTTTCAACAAAGGTGAGCGTCGCGCGCAATTACAATTCCAAGATGACCTCATAACATATAGTCGCTTCCGGCAGGTAATCCGCGACAATATTGCGAAAGGGGATTTCTATCAATCAAAACAAAGAATTAATCGTATCGGCACAAAGCTATGCCAGAATCTGATCCAATTTGCTGACGAAGAATTGGATTTCTTTTCGACCCCGCTGGATCTTACTTTCGATCCGACTTGGATTCCAATCGATGAAGGTGCTGAACCGGAAGATGTCCCAGGAGCGATGGGGACTGTCAAAGTCGAGGAGAATGGTGGCTTCTACATCTCCACAGGAGTTAGTTTCACCCCGATGTCGAGACTATCCTTCGGGGTGGATTTATTAACCGAGAAGTCGGCACTACCGAAGTCTATTTGGGAGATGATAGCTCTCATAGAGGATGTTTCGGAGATCGGGTGGGTTCTCGCTGACAGGGAATTTAATGGCGCTGAAATCATCGATTTGTTCCGCACCGCTGCTGAAGAGACATGGATTATTCGGTTAAAAAACCACCGCGACATCGTCGAGAAAGAGGAATATCACGAGTTACAAAAAGACGGGCAAGCAGTAATCTCGATCGACAAATCCGAGGTAAACGCATTTTGGAAAGAGATTGACAGAGATAGTCAAAGACATGTGTTACAAGAAGAGGATGATGAATTTATGCTCATCAGCGGCATGCCGATGGATAAAACAACGATCTCTCAGCTTGCCGCAAAATACCCTGACCGATGGTCAGCTGAAACACACATCAGACAATTAAAACATGATCATTCACCTGAGATGGCGCATCTGTCCGGCCTGGAACAGACATTCATTCTCAATATAGCATCCGCATTTTATAATATACATAAAATAATTAGCCAATCTGTATCCCCAAACCTTGGACTGCCACTTCAACCAAAACACTACGACGTGTTAACAGGCATCATTGAATCAACGTTTGCTCGTCGCCCTCAGCCCCACATATGA
- the rdfA gene encoding rod-determining factor RdfA, with translation MSECCKCGAVAETYGLEEYLERVERRWPRRNGPSVRDIERGIAKRVLRDELADAGSIRVDGAVTALVEVLTGDQDGASAFEWEQARHDLRHHGVDPDTVIGNLPSYRTVHRHLTECCGQEAPAPTEITADRGVVAAEDRIKKLVTRLEHVTDKTLTELTTAGHIPEPGAVSVTVQAECGVCGEDHAVETVICGVCPTQTSTTPPTQPRQ, from the coding sequence ATGTCTGAGTGCTGTAAGTGCGGTGCGGTCGCAGAGACGTACGGGCTCGAAGAGTACCTCGAGCGGGTTGAGCGGCGGTGGCCGCGGCGCAATGGGCCGTCGGTGCGCGACATCGAACGCGGCATCGCGAAGCGGGTGCTGCGCGACGAGCTCGCGGACGCGGGATCGATCCGGGTGGACGGCGCCGTGACGGCGCTGGTCGAGGTGTTGACCGGTGACCAAGACGGCGCTTCGGCCTTCGAATGGGAGCAGGCGCGGCACGACCTTCGACACCACGGCGTAGACCCGGACACAGTGATCGGTAACCTGCCGAGTTATCGGACGGTGCACCGGCATCTCACGGAGTGCTGCGGGCAGGAAGCCCCGGCGCCGACAGAGATCACGGCCGACCGCGGCGTCGTCGCCGCTGAAGACCGCATCAAGAAACTCGTGACGCGCCTCGAGCACGTCACGGACAAGACGCTGACGGAGTTGACGACTGCTGGCCACATCCCCGAACCCGGTGCCGTGTCGGTGACGGTGCAGGCCGAGTGCGGCGTCTGCGGCGAGGACCACGCCGTCGAAACCGTGATCTGCGGAGTATGCCCAACCCAAACCTCGACGACACCGCCGACGCAGCCACGGCAATGA
- a CDS encoding MBL fold metallo-hydrolase yields MEIQFLGGAGEVGRSAVLVNDSLLLDYGLKTETPTQYPVGDVAPDAVVVSHGHLDHAGAVPTLLSGDDRPEIHWTPPTRDLTRTLARDTLKLHGGTMQCPFTEEDVHRIGEVSHPHGYGDSFEAAGHEITFFNAGHIPGSAHVLVDDGETRLLYTGDFHTDDQRLVTGTTARPDADVVICESTYSDVDHDARGVVEERFAESAKTTLWEGGTVVIPAFAIGRTQEMLLICDRYDIPCYVDGMGQQVTQMLRQYPGFVRDADALQRAKSHARFVSGRDGQRRRIAEENTAIVTTSGMLSGGPAMSYIPEIADRPTNKITLTGYQVEGTPGRELLDTGSAEIDGHHMPVAAQVESYDFSAHADRGGLRSFLDDYRSAEILVNHGDRCNEFAAELRQKGYDAMAPDLGETWRRNLRDSWTC; encoded by the coding sequence ATGGAGATCCAGTTCCTTGGTGGTGCCGGCGAGGTCGGGCGGAGCGCCGTTCTCGTCAACGACTCGCTGTTACTGGATTACGGTCTGAAAACCGAGACGCCCACCCAGTATCCTGTCGGCGACGTTGCTCCCGACGCCGTTGTCGTCTCCCACGGGCATCTCGACCACGCCGGAGCGGTCCCTACATTGCTCTCGGGGGACGACCGGCCAGAGATTCACTGGACACCACCGACGCGTGATCTTACGCGCACGCTTGCTCGGGACACTTTGAAGTTACATGGTGGGACAATGCAGTGCCCGTTCACTGAGGAAGATGTCCACCGAATCGGCGAAGTTTCGCATCCCCACGGCTACGGCGACTCCTTTGAGGCCGCTGGCCACGAAATCACCTTCTTCAACGCCGGACACATCCCCGGAAGCGCACACGTTCTCGTCGATGACGGTGAAACACGACTCCTCTACACCGGAGACTTCCACACTGATGACCAACGGCTCGTCACAGGGACGACAGCCCGTCCGGACGCGGACGTCGTGATCTGTGAAAGCACGTATTCTGACGTTGACCACGATGCTAGAGGCGTGGTTGAAGAGCGATTCGCGGAAAGTGCGAAGACGACGCTGTGGGAAGGCGGGACCGTCGTTATCCCGGCGTTCGCGATTGGGCGTACGCAGGAGATGCTGTTGATTTGCGATCGCTACGATATCCCGTGCTACGTTGACGGTATGGGACAACAGGTGACCCAGATGTTGCGCCAGTATCCGGGTTTCGTCCGTGACGCCGATGCGCTGCAACGCGCAAAGTCACATGCCAGGTTCGTCTCCGGCCGGGATGGGCAGCGACGGCGGATCGCCGAGGAGAACACAGCAATCGTGACGACCAGCGGCATGCTATCCGGTGGTCCGGCCATGAGCTATATTCCGGAGATCGCTGACCGACCAACGAACAAAATCACGCTCACCGGCTATCAGGTCGAAGGCACGCCCGGCCGGGAACTCCTCGATACAGGGTCTGCTGAGATTGATGGGCACCACATGCCTGTCGCTGCGCAGGTCGAATCCTACGATTTCTCCGCGCACGCTGACCGCGGAGGGCTCCGGAGTTTTCTGGATGACTACCGCAGCGCCGAGATCCTCGTCAATCACGGCGACCGCTGCAACGAGTTCGCTGCGGAGTTGCGCCAGAAAGGCTACGATGCGATGGCACCTGACCTCGGTGAGACGTGGCGACGGAACCTGCGTGACTCGTGGACGTGCTAA
- a CDS encoding S9 family peptidase, with protein sequence MPESIAQYIEQVAGTHRPRGHTVLPDGTVVVAVYRDGAYELWTPDGCLTDTDEDVVSPRWDSSREVLLALRDEEGAERYDLVEVDPETGAVTPILADEFLVTNPQSQPAKGEKIAFVSNRDQSLDLYTVDRDAGGVVKHSETAESVRGYAWAPDGKQLVYQAGLIDGAALRLVDLRAGTDEVLFDEPESEQSLAYIDGGRGAWSDTGIVFTTNHATGYREIAVGDTDGSYDVAFTNERDKYDPRWTATGDIAFVESRGGNRVLRRFNGSDVTTLEDHGMNIDLTATADGVSYVHLCTATAGDIRRNGAVLREDEQVTFPTATPQEVTYDTRDGVEIAARLYTPAEQADAAIVFPHGGPPAQHYNWLNPVPQALVYAGFEVLAPDYRGSIGYGRAFRKASDGDLGGCDLDDVVAGAEFLRARGHDSVGIAGMSYGGYLTLMGVGATDAFDAGASICGVVNWETAAENARQFLGDYLIRKLGGTPAENPDLYRERSPIHYVAEIQDPLFIVQGRNDPRVPEGQAEELVSSLRDRDIPHEYLLFEDEGHEITCTENRVKMGNQLVSFFDAHL encoded by the coding sequence ATGCCGGAGTCGATTGCGCAGTATATTGAACAGGTGGCGGGGACGCATCGGCCACGCGGGCACACCGTGTTGCCTGACGGGACAGTCGTGGTTGCAGTGTATCGGGACGGTGCGTACGAACTCTGGACGCCTGATGGGTGTCTCACAGACACTGATGAGGACGTTGTGTCACCGCGCTGGGATTCGAGTCGAGAGGTTTTGCTTGCGTTACGCGATGAGGAGGGTGCTGAACGATACGACTTGGTGGAAGTAGATCCGGAAACCGGCGCTGTCACGCCGATTTTGGCCGACGAATTTCTCGTGACGAATCCGCAGTCACAGCCAGCGAAAGGTGAGAAAATCGCGTTTGTGTCGAACCGAGATCAATCACTTGACCTGTACACGGTCGATCGCGACGCTGGAGGTGTCGTGAAACACTCCGAAACGGCCGAATCTGTCCGTGGATACGCGTGGGCGCCGGACGGCAAGCAGCTGGTGTATCAAGCTGGCCTGATCGACGGGGCGGCCTTGCGTCTCGTGGACCTGCGTGCAGGCACTGACGAGGTGTTGTTCGATGAACCAGAGTCAGAGCAGTCACTCGCGTATATTGACGGTGGCCGCGGTGCGTGGTCGGACACCGGGATTGTATTCACCACAAACCACGCGACTGGGTACCGGGAAATCGCGGTCGGTGACACTGACGGTAGCTACGATGTCGCGTTTACGAACGAACGGGATAAATACGACCCACGGTGGACCGCGACGGGGGACATCGCGTTTGTCGAAAGCCGGGGTGGGAATCGAGTACTGCGTCGGTTCAACGGCAGCGATGTCACGACACTTGAAGACCACGGGATGAATATAGATCTGACTGCCACCGCGGACGGCGTGTCGTATGTGCATCTCTGTACGGCGACAGCGGGAGATATTCGTCGGAACGGTGCTGTCCTGCGTGAAGATGAGCAGGTGACATTCCCGACAGCAACTCCGCAAGAGGTTACCTACGACACACGGGATGGTGTCGAGATTGCCGCACGGTTGTACACGCCAGCTGAACAAGCGGATGCGGCCATTGTCTTCCCGCACGGTGGGCCGCCTGCCCAGCACTACAATTGGCTGAATCCCGTGCCGCAAGCGCTGGTATACGCTGGGTTCGAGGTCTTGGCACCAGATTACCGCGGCAGTATCGGGTACGGACGTGCGTTCCGGAAAGCCAGCGACGGCGATCTCGGTGGCTGTGATCTTGACGATGTTGTGGCTGGCGCCGAGTTTCTGCGTGCCCGGGGTCACGACAGCGTCGGGATCGCTGGGATGTCCTATGGTGGCTACCTGACGCTGATGGGGGTTGGCGCGACCGACGCGTTCGATGCCGGGGCGAGTATCTGCGGCGTCGTCAACTGGGAAACCGCTGCTGAAAACGCTCGCCAATTTCTCGGTGACTACTTAATCCGGAAACTCGGCGGGACGCCTGCGGAGAACCCGGACCTGTACCGCGAGCGCTCACCGATCCACTACGTTGCCGAGATCCAGGATCCGTTGTTCATCGTGCAAGGACGCAACGATCCACGGGTCCCTGAAGGGCAGGCTGAAGAACTGGTGTCATCGCTCCGCGATCGCGATATTCCGCACGAGTACCTGCTATTCGAAGACGAGGGCCACGAAATCACGTGCACAGAGAACCGCGTCAAGATGGGTAATCAACTCGTCTCCTTCTTCGACGCACACCTCTGA
- a CDS encoding 3'-5' exonuclease family protein, which yields MLELVAFDIETTGFDVGDEVTVIGFAVPMGVRVFAQTGGRDVGDVAGEVGAATDTAVQVSTHRCEREVLTAVAGFAADRFRDEDVLLAAYNGERFRGGFDLPFLRTRYATHDVAWPFTDVAYADVLPLVANRFNTTVDGDESSDLEAAYDLLCDGAHGALDPFADSAEAVAAFTEARLTDLVLHNVADVLRTRALARVAQRYCSKSDFGVKSLTPVVSD from the coding sequence ATGCTGGAGTTGGTGGCGTTCGACATTGAGACGACCGGGTTTGACGTCGGTGATGAAGTGACGGTGATCGGGTTTGCGGTGCCGATGGGGGTGCGGGTGTTCGCGCAGACCGGCGGCCGAGACGTCGGTGATGTTGCGGGCGAGGTGGGGGCGGCGACCGACACAGCGGTGCAGGTTTCGACGCACCGCTGTGAGCGCGAGGTATTGACGGCGGTCGCCGGGTTCGCGGCGGACCGGTTCCGCGACGAGGACGTGTTGTTGGCAGCGTACAACGGGGAGCGATTCCGCGGCGGATTCGACCTGCCGTTTCTCCGGACGCGGTACGCGACCCACGATGTGGCGTGGCCGTTCACGGACGTCGCGTACGCAGACGTGCTGCCGCTCGTCGCGAACCGGTTCAACACGACGGTAGACGGCGACGAGAGCAGCGATCTCGAAGCGGCGTACGACCTACTGTGTGACGGCGCGCACGGGGCCCTGGATCCGTTCGCAGACAGCGCAGAAGCCGTCGCCGCGTTCACCGAAGCGCGGCTCACGGATCTCGTGCTGCACAATGTGGCGGACGTGCTGCGGACGCGGGCGCTCGCCAGGGTCGCCCAGCGGTACTGTAGCAAGTCTGATTTCGGGGTGAAATCGTTGACACCGGTGGTGAGCGACTGA